In Clupea harengus chromosome 1, Ch_v2.0.2, whole genome shotgun sequence, one DNA window encodes the following:
- the prr14 gene encoding uncharacterized protein prr14 isoform X2 — translation MEPKPQIPPHSSVSPSCGNGEGQAEHRRSERLQTTSGRTRDRIKPKVFKAAPKQSQITTASTKREGNRRVASCGDENTAVSKSFRHKGVRGSSQNTALPSAKAQMDCTTSEKSCDSAKDKDTPESPTAAKRWVIGPLLHSFKSKMASFSEIVMSPVRLFKPTDSLSSGAIGLHDRGALSFNKTADNSSDSVHNQQAHVTQKLQFDGSSNEVTGDGELLETAGELKCKVEPPERECDFASSRLTRGVLLRDEQPVHLDPPKSCSNQSVLGGPPEHCGDSSSSNDGDDAHDAKTIRLPDSSVFDTPPDSFSKADAAPAQEDLEEGTAVQNAQICSSPRKLPKSISVTPAPFAAYRPNSRQKGMGRKVTFNEKVKGEEEKGESQRSSCVSSDEEVGLPQNDDEATLKRPQPEERKRTRKPLETDLEWAVKAKRRIKAEKVEGATRRRGKKKDVSPKECLSEWLEISEDILYTQTSDNRVTDSGTNLLSSSHESTVDIEMSEVDMSDAALKLEGSNRLTRGQARSKQSTPAPAKVDQLENEYADCFTDCLAVSFYADKSHNDNSTNGRDNEDTITGSLSRKPRQPAKKTAALDDSNLVTNRTKLKSEDEGSFFFSPNLSNSTGSLLSTTALEQSNSKSGRGTKRRLMKKRGQMYDEFPDDSPSASILKLDKSVSETRDSGEKSRQENMEQICKENSTDESERMPSERGCPKALKRKSPSSSTKENCVDGTDNGEEDDNAFMDTEKVPEATATGSGSNRLMRSNSCPEIPSLSHHDQPWRSPTLPLHGRAPPLPTPHRPVLHPSPHLPPSPSKRARRHTVCSVEIEREIAPLCLRKEVYPTGRGGLYGSPSHPLCPIAASPSTSFTALVSSFLSSPLAFLSRRSDRGKRKAHDDDSLSTSSSSSSSLSPGATLSCSTSSPPFASSSAVHHSLPGFTCSAPPRSSHFSASVSQDCSHSEVFSEGEEDSGQQSEDGEENRCSVNLDLLSREMPEEKALSDSEIKMETKQGEQGKVSSIRIRKTLPKPLKNLTPMGLPKLIRPKKKEFSIEEIYTNKNFTKPAEGRLETIFEAPLKRRDGSHCLLGQKRVKRFVEFPELGLVRKLRKPLVCAGTGSSTQKKTSGQSSGGRPRRGAWSTSQDDPRPEDLDSLLCSKLDQLDSLMSLMDEGTS, via the exons ATGGAACCTAAACCCCAAATCCCCCCTCATTCCTCTGTCTCACCCAG TTGTGGCAATGGAGAAGGACAGGCTGAGCACAGGCGTAGTGAAAGACTACAGACAACCTCTGGTCGGACCAGGGACAGGATTAAACCCAAAGTCTTCAAGGCCGCACCAAAACAGTCCCAAATAACCACAGCATCCAcgaagagagaagggaacagAAGAGTG GCAAGTTGTGGGGATGAAAACACTGCAGTTAGCAAGTCCTTTAG ACACAAAGGTGTAAGAGGCTCCAGTCAGAATACGGCGCTCCCCTCAGCCAAAGCCCAGATGGACTGCACCACCTCTGAAAAGTCCTGTGACTCAGCGAAGGACAAAGACACTCCTGAGAGCCCAACTGCTGCGAAGCGCTGGGTGATTGGTCCCTTGTTACACTCTTTCAAAAGCAAGATGGCAAGCTTCTCAGAGATCGTGATGAGCCCCGTCCGTCTTTTCAAACCAACTGACTCTCTGTCCTCAGGCGCGATAGGGTTGCATGACAGGGGAGCTTTGAGTTTTAACAAAACGGCAGACAACAGCAGTGATTCCGTCCACAACCAGCAGGCCCATGTGACCCAGAAACTACAGTTTGATGGAAGTTCCAATGAGGTCACTGGAGACGGTGAACTTTTGGAGACAGCGGGAGAGTTGAAGTGTAAAGTGGAGCCACCAGAAAGGGAATGTGATTTTGCCTCTTCTCGCTTGACACGTGGTGTCCTGCTCAGGGATGAGCAGCCGGTTCATCTAGACCCACCTAAATCTTGCAGTAACCAGTCTGTCCTCGGTGGGCCCCCTGAGCACTGCGGCGACTCCAGCTCATCCAATGATGGAGATGATGCACATGATGCCAAAACGATCAGGTTGCCTGATTCATCTGTCTTTGACACGCCTCCTGACTCATTCTCCAAAGCTGACGCGGCACCGGCGCAAGAGGACCTTGAAGAAGGCACCGCCGTTCAGAACGCGCAAATCTGTTCAAGCCCCAGGAAACTGCCCAAGAGCATCTCTGTTACTCCAGCACCCTTTGCAGCATACAGGCCAAATAGCCGGCAGAAAGGTATGGGGAGAAAAGTGACGTTCAATGAGAAAGTCAAAGGCGAAGAGGAGAAAGGTGAAAGTCAGAGAAGCAGTTGCGTGTCATCAGATGAAGAGGTTGGCCTGCCACAGAATGATGACGAGGCCACACTGAAACGACCTCAACCCGAAGAGAGGAAGCGGACAAGAAAGCCGCTGGAAACTGATCTAGAGTGGGCTGTGAAGGCAAAGAGGAGAATAAAAGCAGAAAAAGTTGAAGGAGCTACTAGGAGAAGAGGTAAAAAGAAGGATGTTTCACCGAAGGAATGCTTGAGCGAATGGCTGGAAATCTCTGAGGATattttgtacacacagacatcagacaatCGGGTAACTGATTCTGGAACGAACCTGCTCTCAAGTTCGCATGAGTCAACTGTGGACATAGAAATGTCAGAGGTGGATATGTCAGATGCTGCACTAAAATTGGAAGGGAGCAATAGATTGACAAGAGGACAGGCCAGATCAAAGCAGTCAACACCTGCCCCGGCAAAAGTTGACCAACTTGAAAATGAGTATGCTGATTGTTTCACAGATTGCCTTGCCGTTAGCTTTTATGCAGATAAGTCACATAACGACAACAGCACGAATGGAAGAGACAACGAGGACACCATCACTGGTTCATTGTCTCGAAAGCCCAGGCAGCCGGCAAAGAAGACTGCTGCTTTGGACGATAGCAACCTGGTAACAAACAGAACTAAATTGAAATCTGAAGATGagggcagcttttttttttcacctaaCTTGTCAAACTCAACAGGGTCACTTCTAAGTACAACAGCCCTAGAACAATCAAATTCCAAGAGTGGCAGAGGCACAAAAAGAAGGCTGATGAAGAAACGGGGTCAGATGTACGACGAGTTTCCTGACGACTCTCCGTCTGCCTCCATTCTCAAGCTGGATAAGAGCGTCTCTGAGACTCGTGACAGTGGGGAGAAGAGCAGGCAAGAGAACATGGAACAGATCTGCAAGGAGAACTCCACAGATGAAAGTGAAAGGATGCCATCTGAAAGAGGATGTCCTAAAGCGCTCAAGAGGAAATCCCCGTCGTCTTCAACAAAGGAGAACTGTGTAGATGGCACTGATAACGGAGAGGAAGACGACAACGCTTTCATGGACACGGAGAAGGTCCCTGAGGCCACTGCGACAGGTAGCGGCTCCAATCGCCTCATGCGGAGCAACTCCTGCCCTGAGataccctctctctcgcacCATGACCAACCCTGGAGATCCCCTACTCTCCCCCTGCATGGCCGAGCCCCCCCTCTGCCCACACCACACCGTCCCGTCCTGCATCCCTccccacacctccctccctcaccttccAAGCGTGCCCGCCGACACACGGTTTGCAGtgtggagatagagagggagattgcACCGCTGTGTCTCCGCAAGGAGGTGTACCCCACCGGTAGAGGCGGTCTATACGGTAGCCCGTCCCACCCACTCTGTCCCATCGCGGCCTCCCCGTCCACCTCCTTCACGGCCCTTGTTTCCAGCTTTCTGTCCAGTCCCCTGGCTTTTCTGTCGAGGAGATCAGACAGAGGGAAACGCAAGGCTCATGATGACGATagcctctccacctcctcttcctcctcctcctccctaagCCCTGGTGCCACCCTGTCCTGCTCCACCTCATCCCCGCCCTTTGCATCCAGCTCTGCCGTCCATCACTCGCTCCCTGGCTTCACATGCAGCGCCCCTCCCAGATCAAGCCATTTCTCAGCCTCTGTATCCCAAGATTGCAG CCATTCTGAGGTCTTCTCAGAGGGTGAGGAGGATTCTGGGCAGCAGTCtgaggatggggaggagaaCAGGTGTAGTGTCAATCTCGATCTGCTGTCGAGAGAAATGCCTGAGGAAAAAGCTCTTTCCGATTCAGAAATTAAG ATGGAAACAAAGCAAGGCGAACAGGGAAAGGTTTCATCTATACGCATTCGTAAAACTTTGCCTAAGCCTCTTAAAAATCTTACCCCAATGGGTCTACCCAAACTAATCAG GCCAAAGAAGAAAGAGTTCAGCATTGAAGAGATCTATACCAACAAAAACTTCACCAAACCAGCAGAAGG ACGCCTAGAGACCATCTTTGAGGCCCCACTCAAACGGCGTGATGGCTCCCATTGTCTGCTTGGGCAGAAACGAGTAAAGCGATTCGTTGAATTCCCCGAGCTAGGCCTGGTCAGAAAGCTCCGGAAGCCACTGGTCTGTGCAGGGACCGGTAGCAGCACTCAGAAGAAGACCAGCGGGCAATCCTCAGGCGGAAGACCCCGGCGTGGAGCGTGGTCCACCTCTCAGGACGACCCCCGGCCAGAGGACCTGGACTCCCTTTTGTGCTCCAAGTTGGATCAGCTGGACTCCCTGATGTCCCTGATGGACGAGGGCACGAGCTGA
- the prr14 gene encoding uncharacterized protein prr14 isoform X1, whose protein sequence is MEPKPQIPPHSSVSPSCGNGEGQAEHRRSERLQTTSGRTRDRIKPKVFKAAPKQSQITTASTKREGNRRVASCGDENTAVSKSFRHKGVRGSSQNTALPSAKAQMDCTTSEKSCDSAKDKDTPESPTAAKRWVIGPLLHSFKSKMASFSEIVMSPVRLFKPTDSLSSGAIGLHDRGALSFNKTADNSSDSVHNQQAHVTQKLQFDGSSNEVTGDGELLETAGELKCKVEPPERECDFASSRLTRGVLLRDEQPVHLDPPKSCSNQSVLGGPPEHCGDSSSSNDGDDAHDAKTIRLPDSSVFDTPPDSFSKADAAPAQEDLEEGTAVQNAQICSSPRKLPKSISVTPAPFAAYRPNSRQKGMGRKVTFNEKVKGEEEKGESQRSSCVSSDEEVGLPQNDDEATLKRPQPEERKRTRKPLETDLEWAVKAKRRIKAEKVEGATRRRGKKKDVSPKECLSEWLEISEDILYTQTSDNRVTDSGTNLLSSSHESTVDIEMSEVDMSDAALKLEGSNRLTRGQARSKQSTPAPAKVDQLENEYADCFTDCLAVSFYADKSHNDNSTNGRDNEDTITGSLSRKPRQPAKKTAALDDSNLVTNRTKLKSEDEGSFFFSPNLSNSTGSLLSTTALEQSNSKSGRGTKRRLMKKRGQMYDEFPDDSPSASILKLDKSVSETRDSGEKSRQENMEQICKENSTDESERMPSERGCPKALKRKSPSSSTKENCVDGTDNGEEDDNAFMDTEKVPEATATGSGSNRLMRSNSCPEIPSLSHHDQPWRSPTLPLHGRAPPLPTPHRPVLHPSPHLPPSPSKRARRHTVCSVEIEREIAPLCLRKEVYPTGRGGLYGSPSHPLCPIAASPSTSFTALVSSFLSSPLAFLSRRSDRGKRKAHDDDSLSTSSSSSSSLSPGATLSCSTSSPPFASSSAVHHSLPGFTCSAPPRSSHFSASVSQDCSSHSEVFSEGEEDSGQQSEDGEENRCSVNLDLLSREMPEEKALSDSEIKMETKQGEQGKVSSIRIRKTLPKPLKNLTPMGLPKLIRPKKKEFSIEEIYTNKNFTKPAEGRLETIFEAPLKRRDGSHCLLGQKRVKRFVEFPELGLVRKLRKPLVCAGTGSSTQKKTSGQSSGGRPRRGAWSTSQDDPRPEDLDSLLCSKLDQLDSLMSLMDEGTS, encoded by the exons ATGGAACCTAAACCCCAAATCCCCCCTCATTCCTCTGTCTCACCCAG TTGTGGCAATGGAGAAGGACAGGCTGAGCACAGGCGTAGTGAAAGACTACAGACAACCTCTGGTCGGACCAGGGACAGGATTAAACCCAAAGTCTTCAAGGCCGCACCAAAACAGTCCCAAATAACCACAGCATCCAcgaagagagaagggaacagAAGAGTG GCAAGTTGTGGGGATGAAAACACTGCAGTTAGCAAGTCCTTTAG ACACAAAGGTGTAAGAGGCTCCAGTCAGAATACGGCGCTCCCCTCAGCCAAAGCCCAGATGGACTGCACCACCTCTGAAAAGTCCTGTGACTCAGCGAAGGACAAAGACACTCCTGAGAGCCCAACTGCTGCGAAGCGCTGGGTGATTGGTCCCTTGTTACACTCTTTCAAAAGCAAGATGGCAAGCTTCTCAGAGATCGTGATGAGCCCCGTCCGTCTTTTCAAACCAACTGACTCTCTGTCCTCAGGCGCGATAGGGTTGCATGACAGGGGAGCTTTGAGTTTTAACAAAACGGCAGACAACAGCAGTGATTCCGTCCACAACCAGCAGGCCCATGTGACCCAGAAACTACAGTTTGATGGAAGTTCCAATGAGGTCACTGGAGACGGTGAACTTTTGGAGACAGCGGGAGAGTTGAAGTGTAAAGTGGAGCCACCAGAAAGGGAATGTGATTTTGCCTCTTCTCGCTTGACACGTGGTGTCCTGCTCAGGGATGAGCAGCCGGTTCATCTAGACCCACCTAAATCTTGCAGTAACCAGTCTGTCCTCGGTGGGCCCCCTGAGCACTGCGGCGACTCCAGCTCATCCAATGATGGAGATGATGCACATGATGCCAAAACGATCAGGTTGCCTGATTCATCTGTCTTTGACACGCCTCCTGACTCATTCTCCAAAGCTGACGCGGCACCGGCGCAAGAGGACCTTGAAGAAGGCACCGCCGTTCAGAACGCGCAAATCTGTTCAAGCCCCAGGAAACTGCCCAAGAGCATCTCTGTTACTCCAGCACCCTTTGCAGCATACAGGCCAAATAGCCGGCAGAAAGGTATGGGGAGAAAAGTGACGTTCAATGAGAAAGTCAAAGGCGAAGAGGAGAAAGGTGAAAGTCAGAGAAGCAGTTGCGTGTCATCAGATGAAGAGGTTGGCCTGCCACAGAATGATGACGAGGCCACACTGAAACGACCTCAACCCGAAGAGAGGAAGCGGACAAGAAAGCCGCTGGAAACTGATCTAGAGTGGGCTGTGAAGGCAAAGAGGAGAATAAAAGCAGAAAAAGTTGAAGGAGCTACTAGGAGAAGAGGTAAAAAGAAGGATGTTTCACCGAAGGAATGCTTGAGCGAATGGCTGGAAATCTCTGAGGATattttgtacacacagacatcagacaatCGGGTAACTGATTCTGGAACGAACCTGCTCTCAAGTTCGCATGAGTCAACTGTGGACATAGAAATGTCAGAGGTGGATATGTCAGATGCTGCACTAAAATTGGAAGGGAGCAATAGATTGACAAGAGGACAGGCCAGATCAAAGCAGTCAACACCTGCCCCGGCAAAAGTTGACCAACTTGAAAATGAGTATGCTGATTGTTTCACAGATTGCCTTGCCGTTAGCTTTTATGCAGATAAGTCACATAACGACAACAGCACGAATGGAAGAGACAACGAGGACACCATCACTGGTTCATTGTCTCGAAAGCCCAGGCAGCCGGCAAAGAAGACTGCTGCTTTGGACGATAGCAACCTGGTAACAAACAGAACTAAATTGAAATCTGAAGATGagggcagcttttttttttcacctaaCTTGTCAAACTCAACAGGGTCACTTCTAAGTACAACAGCCCTAGAACAATCAAATTCCAAGAGTGGCAGAGGCACAAAAAGAAGGCTGATGAAGAAACGGGGTCAGATGTACGACGAGTTTCCTGACGACTCTCCGTCTGCCTCCATTCTCAAGCTGGATAAGAGCGTCTCTGAGACTCGTGACAGTGGGGAGAAGAGCAGGCAAGAGAACATGGAACAGATCTGCAAGGAGAACTCCACAGATGAAAGTGAAAGGATGCCATCTGAAAGAGGATGTCCTAAAGCGCTCAAGAGGAAATCCCCGTCGTCTTCAACAAAGGAGAACTGTGTAGATGGCACTGATAACGGAGAGGAAGACGACAACGCTTTCATGGACACGGAGAAGGTCCCTGAGGCCACTGCGACAGGTAGCGGCTCCAATCGCCTCATGCGGAGCAACTCCTGCCCTGAGataccctctctctcgcacCATGACCAACCCTGGAGATCCCCTACTCTCCCCCTGCATGGCCGAGCCCCCCCTCTGCCCACACCACACCGTCCCGTCCTGCATCCCTccccacacctccctccctcaccttccAAGCGTGCCCGCCGACACACGGTTTGCAGtgtggagatagagagggagattgcACCGCTGTGTCTCCGCAAGGAGGTGTACCCCACCGGTAGAGGCGGTCTATACGGTAGCCCGTCCCACCCACTCTGTCCCATCGCGGCCTCCCCGTCCACCTCCTTCACGGCCCTTGTTTCCAGCTTTCTGTCCAGTCCCCTGGCTTTTCTGTCGAGGAGATCAGACAGAGGGAAACGCAAGGCTCATGATGACGATagcctctccacctcctcttcctcctcctcctccctaagCCCTGGTGCCACCCTGTCCTGCTCCACCTCATCCCCGCCCTTTGCATCCAGCTCTGCCGTCCATCACTCGCTCCCTGGCTTCACATGCAGCGCCCCTCCCAGATCAAGCCATTTCTCAGCCTCTGTATCCCAAGATTGCAG CAGCCATTCTGAGGTCTTCTCAGAGGGTGAGGAGGATTCTGGGCAGCAGTCtgaggatggggaggagaaCAGGTGTAGTGTCAATCTCGATCTGCTGTCGAGAGAAATGCCTGAGGAAAAAGCTCTTTCCGATTCAGAAATTAAG ATGGAAACAAAGCAAGGCGAACAGGGAAAGGTTTCATCTATACGCATTCGTAAAACTTTGCCTAAGCCTCTTAAAAATCTTACCCCAATGGGTCTACCCAAACTAATCAG GCCAAAGAAGAAAGAGTTCAGCATTGAAGAGATCTATACCAACAAAAACTTCACCAAACCAGCAGAAGG ACGCCTAGAGACCATCTTTGAGGCCCCACTCAAACGGCGTGATGGCTCCCATTGTCTGCTTGGGCAGAAACGAGTAAAGCGATTCGTTGAATTCCCCGAGCTAGGCCTGGTCAGAAAGCTCCGGAAGCCACTGGTCTGTGCAGGGACCGGTAGCAGCACTCAGAAGAAGACCAGCGGGCAATCCTCAGGCGGAAGACCCCGGCGTGGAGCGTGGTCCACCTCTCAGGACGACCCCCGGCCAGAGGACCTGGACTCCCTTTTGTGCTCCAAGTTGGATCAGCTGGACTCCCTGATGTCCCTGATGGACGAGGGCACGAGCTGA